The following nucleotide sequence is from Paracrocinitomix mangrovi.
ATTATTACAGTCATTATACACGGAATGTCTGCTTATCCTTATTCAAAAATTTAGTTGCCTAATTCAAAAGCCCTGTTCACGCATTTCAGCTTTTTCTATCAAGCAGTGTTGCTTTAGTTTGTGCTAAACAAATAACTGAAATTATGAATGTTAAACTGAAAAAGATAAAATGGATGCGTCAGGCAATGTTATTGTCTGTATTTGTCTTTATGAGTTGCGAAATTACCGCTCAAGAACCTCCAATTCAACGAACAATTGAAATTACAGGAAGTGCTGAAATGGATGTTCAACCAGATCAAATTGAACTTTCTATTACCACCAGATCAGATGCCAATGATGATAAGCAAAAGGAGCTAATGAAGATTCTTGAAAAAAACGGCATAGATGCAAACAAGGTAAATTTTGAAAGTAGCAATACCTACAATTGGTGGTGGTATTATTCATCTTATCGTGATCAATCTATTCAGCGATACACAGTGAGTGTAGATTCTACGGTTAATTCAATTGAATTAATGGAAGATTTAAAGAAACCGTGGATCCAACAAGTGTATGTTTCCAATAAATCAAATAGCAAAATCCAGGATTACAGAGAAGAAGTAAAAATTGAGGCTATTAGAGCGGCAAGAAAAAAGGCTATCTATTTATTAGCTGCCCTGGATGAAGAAATTGGATCTGTACTTACCATCACAGAAGTTAATAACGATCAAAATAATAACAGACCCTACTATTATTACTGGAACCAAAATACTAACAACACACTCAGTAACTCTGTAGTAAGTTCTGGTCAAAGCGGAAGCTCAACCGTTGATGGAGTTTCAATGCAAAAATTAAGATATGAAGTTAAAGTAGTATTCACCATTAAAGACAAATAATATGAAATCAAAAAAACAAATAGTAATAGTTGCTGTAGTAGCGCTTGTGACTATAAGTCCACTTTTAGCAAGAAACTTAACTACCTCTGAAAACGAAATGAATTTAAGCTCAACAAATAATTATCCAACACAAACAATTGGAATTAATGATCCGGATACAGTTAATTATGGTTACACGGAAGCATATGTAGATTTCAACTATTTTGAGGAGGTATCTGCTCAAGCAAAGGAACACAGAAAATCACGATTGATAGATTTTGCCACATTTAATCAATTTGCTAGAGACGAAAACACCATTATTTTGGACAGCAGATCTAAAAGAATGTATGACAGGATGCACATTGCAGGAGCCATGCACATTAATTTTGCAGATTTCACACAGCAATATCTGGCTGAAAAGATTCCTGATAAAAACACACGCATTTTGATTTATTGCAACAATAACTTTAAGCAGGAACCCATTTTTGAAATTCCGTTTGCTAC
It contains:
- a CDS encoding SIMPL domain-containing protein, translated to MNVKLKKIKWMRQAMLLSVFVFMSCEITAQEPPIQRTIEITGSAEMDVQPDQIELSITTRSDANDDKQKELMKILEKNGIDANKVNFESSNTYNWWWYYSSYRDQSIQRYTVSVDSTVNSIELMEDLKKPWIQQVYVSNKSNSKIQDYREEVKIEAIRAARKKAIYLLAALDEEIGSVLTITEVNNDQNNNRPYYYYWNQNTNNTLSNSVVSSGQSGSSTVDGVSMQKLRYEVKVVFTIKDK
- a CDS encoding rhodanese-like domain-containing protein, with amino-acid sequence MKSKKQIVIVAVVALVTISPLLARNLTTSENEMNLSSTNNYPTQTIGINDPDTVNYGYTEAYVDFNYFEEVSAQAKEHRKSRLIDFATFNQFARDENTIILDSRSKRMYDRMHIAGAMHINFADFTQQYLAEKIPDKNTRILIYCNNNFKQEPIFEIPFATKSVQPIQLDVSALNGKQPLVEKTLALNIPTYINLFGYGYKNVYELHELVSSQHPGLQLEGTDVLNLKAAE